In a genomic window of Polycladomyces abyssicola:
- a CDS encoding 5'-methylthioadenosine/adenosylhomocysteine nucleosidase — MTIGVIGAMEEEVALFLEEMETEQVEEHAGIRYHRGRLAGTDAVVCKSGVGKVNAAICTQILIDRFNVKAIVFTGVAGALHPDLDIGDLVISTSCQQHDMDVTALGFAPGQIPFQAVSVFPADERLIRLAEEAAQQAADVKTVKGKVLSGDQFISSSEKVAELREKWEGVCVEMEGAAVAHVCYANRVPYVVIRSMSDRADHSANVNFAEFTKLAAERSCAIVREMLNRWNG; from the coding sequence TTGACAATCGGTGTAATCGGGGCGATGGAGGAAGAAGTCGCTCTGTTTCTGGAGGAAATGGAAACCGAACAAGTGGAGGAGCACGCCGGCATCCGTTATCACCGGGGTCGGTTGGCCGGTACGGACGCCGTAGTGTGCAAGTCCGGTGTGGGCAAAGTGAATGCGGCGATCTGCACGCAAATCCTGATCGACCGATTCAACGTAAAGGCGATCGTGTTTACCGGTGTGGCGGGGGCATTGCACCCGGATCTGGACATCGGGGATCTGGTGATTTCCACGTCATGTCAACAACATGATATGGATGTTACGGCTTTGGGTTTCGCTCCCGGTCAAATCCCGTTCCAGGCGGTCTCGGTCTTTCCCGCCGATGAACGTTTGATACGGTTGGCTGAGGAGGCGGCCCAGCAAGCGGCGGATGTCAAAACGGTGAAAGGAAAAGTGTTGTCCGGTGATCAATTCATCTCCAGCTCGGAAAAAGTGGCCGAACTGCGAGAAAAATGGGAGGGCGTCTGCGTGGAGATGGAAGGGGCCGCTGTGGCCCACGTTTGCTACGCGAACCGAGTTCCGTACGTCGTGATCCGCTCCATGTCTGACAGGGCGGATCATTCGGCCAACGTTAACTTTGCCGAATTTACGAAGCTGGCCGCTGAACGATCCTGCGCA
- the ccpA gene encoding catabolite control protein A, giving the protein MGKKREAVTIYDVAREAGVSMATVSRVVNGNPNVKPATRKKVLETIRNLGYRPNAVARGLASKRTTTVGVIIPDISNAFFAELTRGIEDIANMYHYNIILSNSDNKKDKELQLIETFLEKQVDGLLFLGGEVTDEHRQVFAEAHVPIVLAGTQDPVGDRPSVVIDQVQAAKEATTALIREGNERIALIGGPLTDPVNGYSRYLGYKQALEENGLPFNEELVRIGDYRYRSGLEAMHSLLETDQPPTAVFACSDEMAVGALHAVQDAGRSVPEDISIIGFDDIPLATRVRPLLSTVAVPMYDIGAVAMRLLTKYMNDEPVESAQVVLQYRLELRDSTRIQEL; this is encoded by the coding sequence ATGGGGAAGAAACGAGAAGCAGTTACCATTTATGATGTGGCACGGGAAGCCGGTGTATCCATGGCAACGGTTTCGCGTGTGGTCAATGGAAATCCCAATGTGAAACCCGCTACAAGAAAAAAGGTATTGGAAACAATCCGCAATCTCGGATATCGGCCCAATGCAGTCGCGCGGGGATTGGCCAGCAAACGGACGACAACTGTGGGGGTGATCATCCCCGACATTTCCAATGCATTTTTTGCTGAGTTAACGCGGGGCATTGAGGATATCGCCAACATGTATCACTACAATATCATCCTGAGTAACTCGGACAACAAAAAGGACAAAGAATTACAGCTGATCGAGACGTTTTTGGAGAAACAGGTGGACGGGCTGCTGTTCCTCGGCGGTGAAGTGACGGACGAGCATCGACAGGTCTTTGCCGAAGCGCATGTGCCCATCGTATTGGCTGGAACGCAAGATCCTGTAGGTGACCGCCCGTCTGTGGTCATCGATCAGGTACAGGCCGCCAAGGAAGCAACTACGGCGCTGATCCGGGAGGGTAACGAACGCATTGCCTTGATCGGCGGCCCGCTGACTGATCCGGTCAACGGCTATTCCCGTTACTTGGGCTACAAACAAGCATTGGAAGAGAATGGATTGCCTTTCAACGAGGAATTGGTCCGTATCGGTGACTATCGTTACCGTTCCGGATTGGAAGCGATGCACAGTCTCTTGGAAACCGATCAACCGCCTACCGCCGTATTTGCCTGCAGTGATGAAATGGCCGTCGGAGCTTTACATGCGGTGCAGGATGCCGGTCGATCCGTGCCGGAAGACATCTCCATCATCGGATTCGACGATATTCCGCTGGCCACGCGAGTGCGCCCGTTGTTAAGCACGGTGGCCGTGCCGATGTATGACATCGGCGCTGTGGCCATGCGCTTGTTGACCAAATACATGAACGACGAGCCGGTGGAGAGTGCGCAGGTAGTATTGCAATATCGGTTGGAGTTGCGCGATTCCACTCGGATACAAGAGCTGTGA
- a CDS encoding bifunctional 3-deoxy-7-phosphoheptulonate synthase/chorismate mutase: MSHQQIEKLRQKLDDINLQLLRIINERASVVKEIGEIKKRYGVQKFDPIREKDMLERIVEHNEGPFDDNTVRHLFKQIFKASLSLLEDDHKKALLVSRKRQSKDTVVMVGDFPVGGERNVMVAGPCSVESEEQVRQVAQTMSKLGIRLIRGGAYKPRTSPYDFQGLGEEGLKILRRVADEFGLKVVSEIVHPADIEMATQYVDVIQIGARNMQNFELLKAAGSVRKPVLLKRGLAATLEEFLFAAEYIVSRGNTQVILCERGIRTYEKWTRNTLDISAVPILKQESHLPVLVDISHSTGRRDILLPIAKAALAAGADGIMVEAHPEPSVALSDAGQQINLNQLEELLMQLRQTYDLV, translated from the coding sequence TTGAGTCACCAACAGATTGAAAAGTTGAGGCAGAAGCTGGACGACATCAACTTGCAATTGCTTCGGATCATCAATGAACGTGCGTCAGTGGTAAAGGAAATCGGGGAAATCAAAAAACGATACGGTGTTCAAAAGTTCGATCCCATTCGGGAAAAAGACATGCTGGAACGAATTGTGGAACATAACGAAGGACCGTTTGACGACAATACCGTCCGCCATCTGTTCAAGCAGATTTTCAAGGCTTCATTGAGCCTGTTGGAAGATGACCACAAAAAGGCATTGTTGGTCAGCCGGAAGCGTCAGTCGAAGGACACCGTCGTCATGGTGGGCGATTTTCCGGTCGGCGGGGAGCGTAACGTCATGGTGGCGGGACCTTGCTCGGTCGAATCGGAGGAACAAGTTCGGCAAGTGGCGCAAACGATGAGCAAATTGGGAATTCGCTTGATCCGTGGCGGTGCGTACAAACCGCGCACGTCTCCCTACGACTTTCAGGGCTTGGGAGAAGAGGGGCTAAAAATCCTGCGCCGGGTGGCTGATGAATTCGGCTTGAAAGTGGTCAGTGAAATTGTTCATCCGGCCGATATCGAGATGGCGACTCAATATGTAGATGTGATCCAGATCGGTGCACGTAATATGCAGAACTTTGAGCTCTTGAAAGCGGCAGGCTCTGTTCGTAAGCCCGTGCTATTGAAACGCGGCTTGGCGGCGACACTGGAGGAATTCCTGTTTGCGGCGGAATATATTGTCTCCCGCGGCAACACACAGGTCATCCTGTGCGAGCGCGGCATTCGTACTTATGAAAAATGGACGCGAAATACACTCGATATTTCGGCTGTTCCCATTTTGAAACAAGAAAGCCATCTGCCCGTGTTGGTGGACATCAGTCACTCCACCGGCCGGCGTGATATCCTGTTGCCCATCGCCAAAGCGGCATTGGCTGCGGGGGCGGATGGCATCATGGTGGAGGCTCATCCGGAGCCTTCGGTGGCGTTGTCAGATGCCGGGCAGCAAATCAATCTCAACCAACTGGAAGAATTGCTGATGCAATTGCGTCAAACGTACGATTTGGTGTGA
- a CDS encoding anti-sigma factor family protein gives MSCRDMDQLIQLYVDREIEETDRMRLKSHVAECADCKRDLQDMIALVDTLENIRIKARAPHSANGLSLVRWVAVGISIFLLAYIPYRSEHDQTPVSSLSVSSISVAQNGAEETVDPEYTILATSADTVRIPHRDTVRILTPDQWPARISSATALVYPGALRFLIDQTGSDWYRQVDRLILVKVPDADTLRMLLKRVGEEWDGSTDHDIVQFPTSVVITPGEQPKVQFFSSPAQDQDILQWASHLIRHH, from the coding sequence ATGTCTTGCAGGGACATGGATCAGCTCATTCAGCTATACGTGGACCGGGAAATCGAGGAAACCGACCGTATGCGTCTGAAGTCCCACGTGGCGGAGTGTGCTGATTGCAAACGGGACCTGCAGGATATGATCGCACTGGTCGACACGTTGGAAAACATCCGGATTAAAGCCCGGGCTCCCCATTCAGCAAACGGGCTCTCACTGGTCAGATGGGTGGCGGTTGGCATATCCATTTTCCTGTTGGCCTATATTCCGTATCGCAGTGAGCATGACCAAACACCCGTATCGTCTCTGTCCGTTTCTTCCATCAGTGTAGCGCAGAATGGGGCTGAAGAAACGGTTGACCCCGAATACACCATCTTGGCGACATCTGCCGATACCGTCCGCATCCCGCATCGGGATACCGTTCGGATTCTCACACCGGATCAATGGCCGGCCCGTATCTCATCCGCGACGGCTCTGGTGTATCCCGGCGCTTTGCGTTTCCTGATCGATCAGACGGGATCGGATTGGTACAGGCAAGTGGACCGATTGATTTTGGTAAAAGTGCCCGATGCTGATACATTGCGGATGCTGTTGAAACGCGTGGGAGAAGAATGGGATGGTTCCACGGACCATGATATCGTCCAGTTTCCCACCTCGGTCGTCATCACACCGGGTGAACAGCCCAAAGTGCAATTTTTCTCCTCTCCCGCCCAGGACCAGGATATCTTGCAGTGGGCAAGCCATTTAATCCGTCATCATTGA
- a CDS encoding RNA polymerase sigma factor: MSSKEMRVSSRKLVADDFMERLQQHRRYLYHIAYRLTGNPEDAKDLTQETIWQAHRKSNKYVYEKSLKAWLRTMMTNRFRDQKRKKSLKLVALEDAFIHSEPPPTTSMASVEEQVEQRLLLERVKEEIQNLPEIYRRVIVLRHFYSLSYTEISKELEIPEGTVKTQLFRARKMLKERLSKKG, translated from the coding sequence ATGAGCTCAAAGGAAATGCGAGTCTCATCACGGAAGTTGGTGGCGGATGACTTTATGGAACGCCTGCAACAGCATCGGCGTTACCTGTATCATATCGCCTACCGACTGACGGGAAATCCCGAGGACGCCAAAGACCTGACGCAGGAGACGATCTGGCAAGCACATCGCAAATCCAATAAATACGTTTACGAAAAGTCGCTTAAGGCATGGTTGCGGACGATGATGACCAACCGTTTCCGTGACCAGAAACGGAAAAAAAGTTTGAAGCTGGTCGCGCTGGAAGACGCGTTTATACATTCGGAACCTCCTCCGACCACCAGCATGGCCTCGGTGGAGGAGCAAGTGGAACAGCGTTTGCTTCTGGAACGGGTGAAAGAGGAGATTCAAAATCTACCCGAGATTTATCGACGCGTCATCGTATTGCGTCATTTTTACTCCCTGTCATATACTGAGATCAGTAAAGAATTGGAGATCCCGGAGGGAACAGTCAAAACGCAGCTGTTTCGTGCGCGGAAGATGTTGAAAGAGCGTTTGTCGAAAAAAGGGTAA
- the ytxJ gene encoding bacillithiol system redox-active protein YtxJ, translated as MSELPLITSEEQWESWLEESRKQPLLLLKHSTQCPISAEAFEAFRAFSGTSQAKSVRMGVVTVIEHRPVSNAIAEQLQVKHESPQALLIKDGKAVWHASHWNVTQESLAQAVAAHT; from the coding sequence ATGAGCGAATTGCCGTTGATTACCTCGGAGGAACAATGGGAGTCTTGGTTGGAAGAATCCCGGAAACAGCCGCTGTTGCTATTGAAACACAGTACCCAATGCCCGATCAGTGCCGAAGCATTTGAAGCGTTTCGTGCTTTTTCCGGCACATCGCAGGCCAAATCCGTTCGGATGGGCGTGGTCACCGTGATTGAACATCGTCCGGTCTCCAACGCGATCGCGGAACAGCTGCAAGTCAAACATGAATCACCGCAAGCGCTACTCATCAAGGATGGAAAAGCCGTCTGGCACGCTTCCCATTGGAACGTGACTCAAGAAAGTCTGGCACAAGCGGTAGCCGCACACACCTGA
- a CDS encoding EamA family transporter: MNKEIVYALLAALSFGIAPVFEKLGLSRTDPTLALFVRASVTSLLVTAFLVTSGKAHLFRATDAQSLVFVVIGGVFGVLFAQFFYFKALQYGEIGRVMPIVGGFPVIAYFLSIIVFGESVTLTKLIGIVLVVAGVLLLGDTEGS; this comes from the coding sequence ATGAATAAAGAAATTGTGTACGCGCTGCTGGCGGCGCTTAGTTTCGGGATCGCGCCCGTTTTTGAAAAGTTGGGGTTGTCTCGGACCGATCCCACCTTGGCGCTGTTCGTCCGCGCGTCGGTCACATCGTTGCTGGTCACGGCATTTTTGGTGACTTCCGGCAAAGCACACCTGTTTCGTGCAACCGATGCCCAGTCATTGGTGTTTGTCGTAATCGGCGGTGTATTTGGTGTGCTGTTCGCCCAGTTTTTTTATTTTAAAGCCCTGCAATACGGGGAGATCGGTCGCGTCATGCCGATCGTGGGCGGTTTCCCTGTTATCGCCTATTTCTTGTCCATTATCGTGTTTGGTGAATCAGTTACCCTAACCAAGTTGATAGGCATTGTGTTAGTGGTGGCAGGGGTGCTGTTGTTGGGAGACACCGAAGGATCTTAG
- a CDS encoding YtxH domain-containing protein: MAKETGGRNFLLGAVVGGLIGATVALLLTPKTGREMREELGKRWDIAKEKGREWMEAIREQADITPEQWEEAKEVARSKWIELSTTADNMRKEQMWVDIRKTEGEPSDTQKDG; this comes from the coding sequence ATGGCGAAAGAAACGGGTGGAAGGAATTTTTTGTTGGGGGCTGTTGTGGGCGGTTTGATCGGAGCGACTGTTGCCTTGTTGTTGACACCCAAAACGGGTCGTGAGATGCGGGAAGAGCTGGGCAAACGCTGGGATATTGCCAAGGAAAAAGGGCGGGAGTGGATGGAGGCGATTAGGGAACAGGCTGACATCACCCCGGAACAATGGGAAGAGGCCAAAGAAGTGGCCAGATCCAAATGGATCGAACTAAGTACAACTGCAGATAACATGCGAAAGGAACAGATGTGGGTCGACATCCGTAAAACGGAAGGAGAGCCGTCAGACACCCAAAAAGACGGATGA
- a CDS encoding DUF948 domain-containing protein translates to MWIAISLMMIAVSFLVLVIFLIISLLKWNRAVESIEKTVRQVEQQLSETLQESRSMMQEVRMLVADVREKTDWIDPLLRSLHTAGTSLQELSTGLHQQVISVRRRLGSVLSVVGAVMEWFLQRQGPRDK, encoded by the coding sequence ATGTGGATTGCAATCAGTTTGATGATGATCGCGGTTTCGTTTTTGGTATTGGTCATTTTTTTGATCATTTCCTTATTGAAATGGAATCGTGCGGTGGAATCGATCGAAAAAACCGTTCGACAAGTGGAGCAACAATTGTCGGAGACATTGCAGGAATCCCGCTCCATGATGCAGGAAGTGCGGATGTTGGTTGCTGATGTCCGTGAGAAGACTGACTGGATCGATCCGCTTCTACGATCGCTTCACACCGCGGGAACCAGTTTACAGGAGCTTTCCACCGGCCTCCACCAACAAGTGATATCGGTGCGCCGTCGACTGGGCAGTGTGTTGTCCGTGGTGGGAGCGGTAATGGAGTGGTTTCTTCAACGGCAGGGACCTCGTGATAAATAA
- the nagZ gene encoding beta-N-acetylhexosaminidase: MNTGRIGRWSITALVFMVLISLPSAVPLNIRSPLSQVDATWVNRTLSRMSLDEKVGQMFMVGFQTDRWGSSSGFSAHARELIRRHHVGGVILFSRNLQNPRQVGELTNQLQQLAVASEPHVPLLIAVDQEGGDITRVDGATVFPGNMAQGATVDPEIAYVSAKTVGRELRAMGINLNLAPVLDVNKNPANPVIGVRSFGENPRMVAAMGTSAIRGYHEGEVLTAVKHFPGHGDTHVDSHIGLPSVTHDRKRLDAVELVPFRESIRGGADMIMTAHITFPAIDSTPDTPVTLSRRALTGLLREELGFQGVIITDDMEMGAIAKRFGTPQAAVRAIQAGADMVLVAHSLSAQRSAIAAVKQAVQSGKISKERIDESVRRILRLKAERLGKHAVAKQVYAYPDEAERMVGTPQAARQAEAVAARAVTLVQDPDRRLPLRPEWLPRVLVVSPEKPVALSRRLSDQGFRVEALGVDADPAVAERKRAVEKAREADAVIVGLTGAVLHPQQAALVHQLEETGKPVVALGLNTPYDVAVLPRKTTYLALYGSNPVSLDAGVKALTGQIPLRGRLPVSIPERYPVGAGIHIERMARPGR, translated from the coding sequence ATGAATACTGGACGGATCGGCAGATGGAGCATCACAGCGTTGGTATTCATGGTGTTGATCAGTCTTCCGTCGGCCGTTCCGCTCAACATCCGCAGCCCGTTGTCGCAGGTGGATGCCACATGGGTGAACCGGACGTTGTCCCGCATGAGTCTGGACGAAAAAGTGGGCCAGATGTTTATGGTGGGATTCCAAACGGACAGATGGGGATCGTCCTCCGGCTTCTCGGCTCATGCCCGTGAACTGATCCGCCGTCATCATGTGGGCGGTGTCATCCTGTTTTCGCGCAACCTCCAAAACCCGCGCCAAGTGGGGGAGTTGACCAATCAGTTGCAACAACTGGCCGTGGCGTCTGAGCCTCACGTACCACTGCTGATCGCTGTCGACCAGGAGGGTGGGGACATCACCCGAGTCGACGGGGCAACGGTGTTTCCCGGCAACATGGCACAGGGGGCGACGGTTGATCCGGAAATTGCTTACGTGTCGGCCAAAACGGTGGGACGGGAATTGCGCGCTATGGGAATCAACCTCAATTTGGCCCCGGTGCTGGATGTGAACAAAAATCCGGCCAACCCGGTGATCGGGGTTCGTTCGTTCGGCGAAAACCCCCGGATGGTGGCTGCGATGGGTACGTCAGCCATCCGCGGTTACCATGAGGGGGAGGTGCTGACGGCGGTCAAACATTTCCCGGGCCACGGGGACACCCATGTCGATTCCCACATTGGTCTGCCGTCGGTGACCCATGATCGCAAACGGTTGGATGCGGTCGAGTTGGTGCCGTTTCGGGAATCCATCAGGGGCGGTGCCGACATGATCATGACCGCACACATCACTTTTCCGGCTATCGATTCCACACCGGATACCCCTGTCACGTTGTCTCGCCGTGCGTTGACCGGATTGTTACGGGAGGAGCTGGGATTTCAGGGAGTGATCATTACGGACGACATGGAGATGGGTGCGATCGCCAAACGATTCGGCACACCACAAGCCGCCGTTCGGGCGATTCAAGCAGGAGCGGACATGGTTCTGGTTGCCCATTCTCTTTCCGCACAACGATCCGCGATTGCGGCAGTCAAACAGGCGGTTCAAAGTGGGAAGATTTCCAAAGAGCGAATCGATGAGTCGGTTCGTCGCATTTTACGTCTCAAAGCGGAGCGGCTGGGCAAGCATGCCGTCGCCAAACAAGTGTATGCGTACCCGGACGAAGCGGAACGGATGGTGGGAACGCCGCAGGCGGCCCGGCAAGCAGAAGCGGTTGCCGCACGCGCCGTCACGCTGGTACAGGACCCGGACCGACGTCTGCCATTGCGCCCCGAGTGGTTACCGCGCGTACTGGTGGTTTCACCCGAAAAACCGGTGGCCTTGAGCCGACGGTTGTCCGATCAGGGGTTCCGTGTGGAAGCGTTGGGGGTTGATGCCGATCCCGCAGTGGCTGAGCGTAAGCGGGCGGTGGAGAAGGCGAGAGAGGCGGATGCAGTGATCGTGGGTCTCACCGGTGCCGTATTGCACCCGCAGCAAGCGGCGTTGGTCCACCAGTTGGAGGAGACGGGAAAACCGGTTGTCGCCTTGGGCCTGAATACGCCTTATGATGTGGCTGTGTTACCGAGAAAAACGACATACTTGGCATTGTACGGCTCCAACCCCGTATCGTTGGACGCAGGTGTAAAGGCACTGACGGGCCAGATCCCGTTGAGGGGGAGACTGCCGGTCTCCATACCCGAAAGGTATCCGGTAGGAGCCGGGATTCACATTGAACGAATGGCTCGGCCGGGTCGTTAA
- a CDS encoding isocitrate/isopropylmalate family dehydrogenase, translated as MSNVKSIVVMKGDQTGQELLEEALRVLDPNVIGLNLEFLEFDLSLENRRKTNNQVVLEAAQAMKRTGFGLKAATITPEEKGDVGSPNAILRREIDGKVIVRTGRRIPGVRPVAGTYAPISIIRMAVGDAYGAKEWREGEGMDEVAYRTEKIDRKTCRAVAEFAFRHAKKTNAKVFGGPKYTVSPVYEGMLKEEMDAASKRYPEVRYEPQLIDATYALLLNSSGEPMVIPALNRDGDCLSDLVLQLFGSIAGAESILMSFDEDFNPKVVMAEAPHGTAPSLYGKNIANPMAMILAGASLLTYFNDPKASAASRAIYEATIETVREGVRTADLGGNATTTEFTNEVINKVQTKLEVWNTLQGF; from the coding sequence ATGTCGAATGTCAAATCGATCGTCGTGATGAAAGGAGACCAGACAGGCCAGGAGTTATTGGAAGAAGCGCTGCGTGTTCTCGATCCCAACGTGATCGGATTGAACTTGGAGTTTCTGGAATTTGATCTCAGTCTGGAAAACCGCCGGAAAACGAACAACCAAGTTGTCTTGGAAGCAGCGCAGGCGATGAAACGGACCGGTTTCGGTCTGAAAGCGGCCACGATTACACCGGAGGAAAAAGGGGATGTGGGCAGTCCCAACGCTATCCTGCGGCGAGAAATCGACGGTAAGGTGATCGTCCGCACGGGACGCAGAATCCCCGGCGTGCGACCGGTCGCCGGTACGTATGCCCCGATCTCCATCATCCGGATGGCGGTCGGTGACGCCTATGGCGCCAAGGAATGGCGCGAAGGGGAAGGTATGGATGAAGTGGCGTATCGGACGGAAAAAATCGACCGTAAAACGTGTCGTGCCGTGGCTGAATTCGCCTTCCGTCACGCCAAGAAGACGAACGCCAAAGTGTTTGGCGGTCCCAAATACACCGTCAGCCCCGTGTATGAAGGCATGTTGAAGGAAGAAATGGACGCGGCCAGCAAGCGGTATCCCGAAGTGCGATACGAGCCTCAACTGATCGATGCCACTTATGCCTTGCTGCTCAACAGCTCGGGGGAACCGATGGTGATACCGGCCCTCAACCGGGACGGCGATTGTTTGAGTGATTTGGTATTGCAGTTGTTCGGATCGATCGCCGGTGCCGAATCCATCCTGATGAGCTTCGACGAAGATTTCAACCCGAAAGTGGTGATGGCGGAAGCACCGCACGGGACAGCTCCTTCGTTGTATGGCAAGAACATCGCCAACCCCATGGCCATGATACTGGCAGGTGCTTCTTTGCTCACTTATTTCAATGATCCCAAAGCCAGCGCCGCCTCTCGCGCCATCTATGAAGCCACCATCGAAACGGTGCGCGAAGGAGTACGAACAGCCGATTTGGGCGGCAACGCCACCACCACCGAATTTACCAATGAAGTGATCAACAAAGTGCAAACCAAACTGGAAGTGTGGAATACGCTGCAAGGTTTTTGA
- a CDS encoding sensor histidine kinase has product MKNGKLFHKMLAAQIAVLMTAVFLMSGITSVVVQNFLYQQKWRELREIGQTVIPNTSTDSELLRRWRQLWPVLSARDIHVLQVDGQGRVLFPTGLRGSGVTISSDVKNRLMHGKVVVGRERIGNQPVTWVIFPDKNQTELRAWILFSPVEGIQRAIRRIRVGFLLAAAVALVVALLLSGWFTRGWARRIEALRRLASEIRQGRYHARAEMKNGPLELVELTRDLNAMAERLAVWEKEIRQFELRRQQFVSDVSHELRTPLTSIRGWLEGLESSLTTEEERMRAVASMKRETMRLIRLINELLDLEKIRAGKIELKKEQIPIAEVLEIVAEQLGPAAEEKGLRLEIDAPRDLMVTADYDRLMQILINLVKNGLQFTEHGWVRVTADKADDGTRIRVEDTGIGMTEEQLTRIWDRFFKADPSRSRQGGETGLGLAIVRQLVKSHGGQIWVDSTPGKGTCFTIWLPDGNRG; this is encoded by the coding sequence ATGAAAAACGGTAAGTTATTTCACAAGATGTTAGCCGCACAGATCGCGGTGTTGATGACGGCTGTCTTTCTGATGTCAGGGATCACATCGGTGGTGGTCCAAAACTTTTTGTATCAGCAAAAATGGCGGGAATTGAGGGAGATTGGCCAAACAGTGATTCCCAATACCTCTACGGATAGTGAATTGCTACGTCGATGGAGACAATTGTGGCCGGTGTTGAGCGCCAGAGACATCCATGTACTGCAAGTTGACGGACAAGGGCGGGTATTGTTTCCAACCGGGTTAAGGGGAAGCGGTGTCACGATCAGTTCCGATGTGAAAAACCGGTTGATGCATGGAAAAGTGGTAGTCGGACGGGAGCGGATCGGTAATCAACCGGTGACGTGGGTGATTTTCCCGGACAAAAATCAAACAGAATTGCGGGCGTGGATTCTTTTTTCACCAGTGGAAGGAATTCAGCGGGCGATCCGGCGGATCCGTGTTGGATTCCTGTTGGCTGCAGCGGTCGCGTTGGTGGTGGCGCTGCTGCTCAGTGGATGGTTCACGCGGGGATGGGCCCGTCGTATTGAAGCTTTGCGCAGGTTGGCCAGTGAGATTCGGCAGGGACGTTATCATGCACGTGCAGAGATGAAAAACGGCCCACTGGAATTGGTGGAGCTGACCAGAGATCTGAATGCCATGGCTGAGCGGTTGGCAGTGTGGGAGAAGGAGATCCGTCAATTCGAACTGCGCCGGCAGCAGTTTGTCTCCGACGTTTCCCATGAATTGCGCACGCCGCTCACCTCCATACGCGGGTGGTTGGAAGGATTGGAGTCAAGTTTGACAACGGAAGAGGAGCGGATGAGAGCGGTGGCATCCATGAAGCGGGAGACGATGCGGTTGATTCGTTTGATCAACGAATTACTCGATTTGGAAAAGATTCGGGCCGGGAAAATCGAGTTGAAAAAGGAGCAAATTCCGATCGCCGAGGTGTTGGAGATCGTGGCCGAACAACTGGGCCCCGCAGCCGAGGAAAAAGGGTTGCGGTTGGAAATCGACGCACCTCGGGATCTGATGGTCACCGCCGATTACGACCGATTGATGCAAATCCTCATCAATCTGGTGAAGAACGGACTCCAATTCACCGAACATGGATGGGTGCGCGTCACGGCAGACAAAGCCGACGACGGAACCCGGATTCGGGTGGAGGATACAGGGATCGGGATGACGGAGGAGCAACTGACCCGGATTTGGGATCGATTTTTCAAAGCAGATCCCTCCCGCTCACGACAAGGAGGGGAAACAGGACTGGGCTTGGCCATCGTCCGTCAATTGGTGAAGTCCCATGGTGGCCAGATTTGGGTGGACAGCACACCGGGAAAAGGCACCTGTTTCACCATTTGGTTACCGGATGGAAACAGGGGATGA
- a CDS encoding response regulator transcription factor, producing MRILVAEDDSAVCEMLSLFFDKEGFTAQFVHDGQTAWEIWKSQPFDLLILDWMLPKMDGITICQRVRRESDVPIILLTARTQESDQVLGLEIGADDYVTKPFSPLALMARIKAIRRRCYLKEDDTEGDWIRTRHFAVRCETREVWRDGVKIEQLTPREFDLLCHFLRHPRRVFSREELLDAVWGYDFYGDERTVDAHIRRLRKKIAVPGKEWIHTVWGVGYKWEDAEADEKR from the coding sequence ATGCGGATTTTGGTAGCGGAGGATGATTCAGCTGTTTGTGAGATGCTGTCATTATTTTTTGATAAAGAAGGGTTTACCGCCCAATTTGTCCATGACGGTCAAACGGCATGGGAAATATGGAAAAGTCAACCGTTTGATCTGTTGATCTTGGATTGGATGTTGCCCAAAATGGACGGGATCACGATCTGCCAACGCGTCCGTCGGGAATCTGACGTTCCCATCATCCTGTTGACTGCCCGGACACAGGAGTCGGATCAGGTGTTGGGTTTGGAAATCGGGGCGGATGATTACGTGACCAAACCATTCAGCCCACTGGCGCTAATGGCCAGGATCAAAGCGATCAGACGGCGGTGTTACCTCAAGGAGGACGATACAGAAGGAGACTGGATCCGCACCCGGCATTTTGCCGTACGGTGTGAAACGAGGGAAGTATGGCGGGACGGCGTGAAGATCGAGCAGTTGACCCCCAGGGAATTTGATCTGTTGTGCCATTTTCTGCGTCATCCGCGCCGTGTGTTTTCACGTGAGGAGTTGTTGGATGCCGTCTGGGGATACGATTTCTATGGAGACGAGCGCACGGTCGATGCGCATATCAGGCGGTTGCGAAAAAAGATTGCCGTCCCGGGAAAGGAATGGATTCATACCGTGTGGGGTGTGGGGTACAAGTGGGAAGATGCCGAAGCTGATGAAAAACGGTAA